GGTGCGAACCAGTAGGCGAAGAACGCTACATGGTGTGCTAGCAGGAATATTAGGGGTAGCACGCCTACGATGTGTAGTGCTACTAGGCCTGCTAGGAAGTCGTGTGGCTTCGCCTTCATGCTGAATATTATGGGGTCTACGAATGTTCTTACAAGCCCTATTATCCATGCTCCTACTCCGCGGTTGCGCGGCTCAGCCTTCACTACGCGGCGCCAGAGAAGCACCATCTTGGCTAGCCTGTAGGCGGTGCCGAAGGCGAATACTGTTATCGCTACCCAGAAGAAGTAGTATACTGCGAAGCTGTAAACATCCGCAGTACTACCGCCCAAGTACCCCATTAACCTGCCACCTCACCCTTCCATCCCATACAGTAGTACACGGTACGCTCCACAACTGTTATGGACACAGCCCTAGGGCGCTAGGCTGGGGCAAAAAGCCCGGATACTACGCGGCTCTTGCAAGCCTCTTTAGCCGCGTCCCTGCTCCTTCTTGGCCCTCTCAGCCTTCTTCTCGACCATCTTAGATACTCCATAGGCTACGGCTGCACCCGCTACAGCGGCTACAGCGGCACTAGCCGCAGTAGAGGCTGTACTCGGCGTTGTGGGCGCCTGTAGCGGCTTGTAGAACGGCTCGAACGCGTCAGTGAAGCCCGGCATGGTACAGCCTATACACACGCCGCCGGTCCTCGTGGGGCCGCCTACGCCCTCGACCCAGCCGACCTTGTTCCAGGGACAGTTGCTGATCGGGCCCTTACAGCCGACTGCGAAGAGGCACTTGTAGTCAGAGTCACCAGGCTCCTTACGGAGGTCGCCGGCAGCGTAGCTCCCTGCCCTCGGGCACTGCTCGTGCACTGTTGGACCGAAGATGTACTTTGGCCTCCAGTACTGGTCGAGCTCTGGCAGCGGTAGGATGCCCTTAGCCCACAGTATCAGGTTGGCTATGACGCGGAGCTGGCCGTTACCGTTCGCAGGACAGCCGGGCACGGCGATGGCCGGCCGGCAGTCTGGCCTAATCTCGCCAGGCTTTAGGGAGCACTTACCGTAGACGAAGTTGCGGAACGGCTTCGCCTCCTCGAGCAGGTCTACTAGGCCCTTGTTGCCCCTAACCGGGTCGGGGAAGAAGCCTACCGCGCCCGTTGGGCTAGCGCTCCATCCCTTACCAGCCCATGTCTCGAATAGGTCGTAACCCATCTTCTTCACGAACTCTACCTCTACTACCTTGTTGGCGGGGATGCCGCCGTAGCACGCACAGTTGCCGACAGCAATCACTGCTACCGCGCGCGGTAGAAGGCGCCTCATCCACTCCGTACACGATATAGGCTTACCGTTCTCGTCGCCTATGTAGCAGAAGTAGTCGCTATAGAGTGGGCCCCCAGCCTTCTCGTCTATGGGGAAACTGCCCTCAAGCACGAGTATGAATGGGTCGAGCTTGCCCTGCTCTGCGAGCTTTAGCACGTCTATAGGGCTTGTGAGGAGTAGGCCGGGGTTGTAGCCTAGGTCAAGGAAGGTCTTTAGGGTCTTCTTGAGCGGGTCATCGTCGGGGAGCTTCTCCACGAGGGCGGCTACTTCCTCGGGGCTCATCTCGGCGAGCTTCTTAGCGTACTCGGGTGTCTCCTCGCCCCAGCTGAGCATCACCGTCTCATGGAAGAGTAGCTTTACTGTACCCGGGCCTGCCACGTGGCTGTAGCCGCCTAGAACCTCGACGAGGTCGGGCTTGGTAGCCTGGATTATCGCTGTCGTGTTGCCAGCGCAGTCCTGCGCCTCGAACCATATTATGTTTATACCGCCCGACTTGACCTCGGCTATGGCCTTCTTTATCAGCTCGTCCCAGTTGAGGCTGGCGAAGAATGCTGCAGTCCCCGTGAGCTTTAGAAAGTCCCTACGGGAGAGCTTGGCCATGAAGCGGTTCCCCCATTTTCTTTTTCCCCGCTACCGAAGATACTCCGTACGATGAATCTTAATAAATATATTTCGAGGGCAGGAAACCCGGTAGTCTTTAACGCCCAAAAATGCGAGATAATTATAGAGTCATACAGATTCGCGGACTACCAGCCCAGCATAAAGGACGCACCGGCATCGCATAGCAGTGCGCTCTGCATCTGTCTAAAGCCGTCCTCCTTGCCAGGGTTCTTCGGTAAACCCCGCCAGCCTCACAGCCCCAGGGAGCCCCGGGGGCTCAGACCCCGTAGGCGCTAAACTCCACATCCAGGCTACAAATGCTCGGAGCCCCCTGCCCATAAACTATTACCCGTGTGCAGGAGTAACGGCTCTAGCACGCTACGAGGAGAGCTTAATGTAGCAGCCCCGGGCCGAGCATGTAGCAGGGAGGAATGACCGTCCTTGACCACCCCTGAGGAGAGGAGACGTGCACTGATAGAGGGGCTCCGGGGCCTCATCCGGCTAGGCAGCCAGGCGGCAGAAGCCGTGGACGAGGTGCGCCAGGAGATACTGGGAGCCCTTGAGGAGGCTCTAGGTATCGAGCTTACTCCGGAGAAGCGGGTGCTCCGCAGCCTCTACAGCTTTAACCCGCCACGGCAACCTAGCCTTGAGGAGCTACGCGCGCTTATAGCGCGGAGTATGGGGCTGGAGGATGGCTCACAGCTCGAGGAGTACCTCCGGGGGCTCGGAGGAGCCCAGGAAGCTGGTAGCAGTGGTACCGAACCCGCTCGTGAAGGGGGGCAGCGGCCTCCTAGAGCTAGTCCTGGAGCTGATAGGGAGGGAGCCGGAGGCTAGGATAGGTAGATGCATAGTGATAGACGGGTCCATGGACGCTCTATCACTGGTCGATGAGGCCTCGAGCAGGGGCGTCGAGGACATTGTCATCCTCGGCGCGATACACACAGACGGCCGCGGCAGGGGCATGTACACCCGGGTAGTAGAGCCCCGCGACGCCAGGGCTATGAGCCCACAGCAGCTCACCAAGGAGCTTTGGATGAACCTGACAGGCAGCCTCGGGCTAGACGACTACGCGGCTGCGCTGAGCCTCCTCTGGAGCCGCGCCTTTATCCTAGCCGAGTGCGACCCCGGTGACTCGGAGGACCCGGAGGAGGCGTGCAAGAGGCTTGCAAGAGAGTGGATCCAGCGCGAGTGCGGGGCGTAGGGTGCTCGTACTGGGTATAGGCAATACACTCCACGGCGACGACGGTATTGGCTACTGCCTGGCGCGCGGCATAGAAGCCTGCGGCGGCGTGGAGGGCGCCGACGTAGCTGCTATCCAGGAGCTAAACCCTGGCCACATAACCGTCCTGGACGGCTACGACGTAGTAGTGTTCATAGACGCCTTCATATCCGACGACATGCCAGAGCACGCGCGGGTCGCGGTCCTCGAGCTCGACCCTTCCCGTCTCAGCAAGGAAGAGATAGCCGCGCTCGTGCAGGAGATGGATCCCCATAGCCTTAACCCTATTAGGCTGATGGTGCTATCCTACGCTGCACAGCTCTTCCGGGGCAATGCATACCTCGTCGGCGTAAGGCCCTACAGGATAGAGTTCCTGGAGGGGCTCAGCACCGAGATAAAAGAGGCCATACCGAAGGCGCTAGAGGAGCTAAGACGTGTATTCGCCGGGCTCGGCGCCGCCATGAAGGCCAGCAGCGACTGTGTCATGAGCTGGATTGAGAATCACTGCAGTAAACCACTCCTCGACTAGCTGGTCAATATACACGTGGCTGTGAGTAGCGCATATACTCCGCTGCTTTAACGGCCGCATGGTGTCGTGGTCTAGCTGTTTATTGTAGGCCGAGCCTCTGGCGCGCTCTGCGGCACGCTTCAACCATTTCCTCATCTATTATCGGTATGCCTTTCTCGTAGAACCACTCGCCGAAGTCGTGGTCGCTGGTGAGTATATGGTTCTTCACCCACTCGGACAGGAAGTGCAGGATACTCAGTGTTAGCTGCTTCTCGCCAGCCTCGTACTGCTCCATGAACTCTGCTACCTTCTTTACGAAGCCCTCGTGCTGGCGGCGGTGGCTCTCTGCGCGTGGGTACCCGTACTTGTCGAAGAGCTTCTCCTCGCTGCGGAAGTGGAACTTGGTGTAGTCTACCAGGCTGTTGAGCGTCTCATCCACTACTTTCTTTTCTTCGCCGGCTAGTATGCTTATGTAGAGGTTGTTTAGCACCGTGACCAGGTAGCGGTGCTGGTTGTCGACGCCCCGGATGTAGACGCTGAACTCGGGCCCCCAGCGGTACATGTAGCGCCTCAGCTTGGCCACGACGACGCGTACCTTGCCAGTCCACTCGTCAAGAGCATGCAGTGCGTCGAGCCCATAGCTTACGCCTAGGCCCGGCTCCTCGAGGCGTACAGCAGTGATTATTACACCATACGTTAGTATCCATGCGTTAAGCCTCTCCCCCTCTATTATGAGGAGCCGGGGCCCCATTTCGGGCTCGAGCCTGGATGCTACAAGGTGTTTCACTTGGCCCTGGAGCCCGTGTAGCCGCGTCTCGAACTCCTCCTTGGACTCGGCTGCTTCGAGTATGTAGAGAACGAGGCTTGGATCGTCAAGCAGTCTACTATTCCACTCTATGCTCTCGGCGACGTAGGAGAAGGGCGGCACCATTGTCTTCGGTATGGGTTTTCTCTCCTCAGGTATCTCGTCCACGCCTACCTCTACTATGTACCGTACGTCTGGGTCGCGTGTATGCCACCAGTATCGGAGCTTGCGTAGAAACCCGGGTGTCAAGGAGACCACAAACCCCAGTGGGTTACCTGGCTTATGCTCATATATTTGTCTTGTCTCTTAATTATTCATCAGTTTACATATAGTACAATAACCTGCTCATCTTGAGTCATGCATGCAGAGGCAGACCATACGCTACTGATGATTAGCCCCGCAAGGAGCGTATTATTAGGAGCCCGGCTGCTAGGCTAGCAGCAGGGGTCTAAGCATGGAAAATAGCTACTGTAGCAGGAAGTCTGACGAGATAATACACTTCGTGACATGGCGTATGGACAATATGCCGGACTACAAGGACTGGGTTATGTCGATGCTACGAGCCTGGGGCGCGATGCTCAACGAGGCAAACAACCAGCGCTCTCTCCTCCCCTTCGCCTCGCTGGCGTTAACCCACCTCGGCGTCGGCCTCACCGCCACCTATGTTATCGAGGGGGCTAGCCCGGAGGAGGCCCTCAAGAAGGCTAAGGAGGAGCTATGTGCCGTGTATAAGGCTAGCCTCGAGCTGCTCGATAAAGCGTTCCAGCAGGGCAAGATAATGGAGATAATAGAGGAGTCCATGAGGGAGGCAGAGGAAGCTGTTCAGAGCGAGGGCGTGGAACAGGCCAGAGAAGGCTCCTAGACGGATCAGCCAATGCTTCCACGCCGCCGTCCTAGCCAGGGCTATTCTTCGAGCCTAGCCGCTGCTACCAGGAGCTGGCCCGCAGCTATCCCGCCGTCGCCTGGCGGCAGGCGGCGGGGTACTTGTGCCTCTAGGCCATGGCCTCTCAGTGCCTCCCGGATCCCCTGGACTATGGGGGTGTTGACTGCCGCGCCTCCGGCGATGTATACTGGGCCGTCTAGCCCTCTTGCTGCGCGGGCTGCTGCTTCTCCTAGGGCTCTGCCTAGGCCGCGCTGGACCGTGGCTGCTATGTCCCTTGTGGGGAGCCTGTCGAGGTTCTCGATGACCCAGTGTAGGAGCCCCGGGGTGTCAACCACGAGGCGGCCGTCTAGGCTGAGAAGCCTCGGAGTGTAGCCATGGTCGCGGCCTCCGCGCGCCGCTGCTTCTAGCCTCATGGCTGGCTCGCCTTCGTAGTCGCGGCGCCAGGCTATGCCCAGGAGCGCTGCTAGGGCGTCGAGGGTACGGCCCATGCTCGTCGTTATGGGTGCTCTCCCGGAGGCTGCTAGCCTGTAGCTCACCCGGGCCTCGGCCTCGCCGTGGGGCAGCCTATCCCTGGATAGGAGCCCGCGGCGCCGCAGTATGCTCAGCGTCTCTTCCTCGTCGAGGCCGGAGGCCTGCATGAGGCCTATGAGGG
The window above is part of the Pyrodictium abyssi genome. Proteins encoded here:
- a CDS encoding hydrogenase maturation protease — encoded protein: MLVLGIGNTLHGDDGIGYCLARGIEACGGVEGADVAAIQELNPGHITVLDGYDVVVFIDAFISDDMPEHARVAVLELDPSRLSKEEIAALVQEMDPHSLNPIRLMVLSYAAQLFRGNAYLVGVRPYRIEFLEGLSTEIKEAIPKALEELRRVFAGLGAAMKASSDCVMSWIENHCSKPLLD
- a CDS encoding hyaluronate lyase; amino-acid sequence: MAKLSRRDFLKLTGTAAFFASLNWDELIKKAIAEVKSGGINIIWFEAQDCAGNTTAIIQATKPDLVEVLGGYSHVAGPGTVKLLFHETVMLSWGEETPEYAKKLAEMSPEEVAALVEKLPDDDPLKKTLKTFLDLGYNPGLLLTSPIDVLKLAEQGKLDPFILVLEGSFPIDEKAGGPLYSDYFCYIGDENGKPISCTEWMRRLLPRAVAVIAVGNCACYGGIPANKVVEVEFVKKMGYDLFETWAGKGWSASPTGAVGFFPDPVRGNKGLVDLLEEAKPFRNFVYGKCSLKPGEIRPDCRPAIAVPGCPANGNGQLRVIANLILWAKGILPLPELDQYWRPKYIFGPTVHEQCPRAGSYAAGDLRKEPGDSDYKCLFAVGCKGPISNCPWNKVGWVEGVGGPTRTGGVCIGCTMPGFTDAFEPFYKPLQAPTTPSTASTAASAAVAAVAGAAVAYGVSKMVEKKAERAKKEQGRG
- a CDS encoding bacteriohemerythrin; the encoded protein is MTPGFLRKLRYWWHTRDPDVRYIVEVGVDEIPEERKPIPKTMVPPFSYVAESIEWNSRLLDDPSLVLYILEAAESKEEFETRLHGLQGQVKHLVASRLEPEMGPRLLIIEGERLNAWILTYGVIITAVRLEEPGLGVSYGLDALHALDEWTGKVRVVVAKLRRYMYRWGPEFSVYIRGVDNQHRYLVTVLNNLYISILAGEEKKVVDETLNSLVDYTKFHFRSEEKLFDKYGYPRAESHRRQHEGFVKKVAEFMEQYEAGEKQLTLSILHFLSEWVKNHILTSDHDFGEWFYEKGIPIIDEEMVEACRRARQRLGLQ